A single genomic interval of Rubrivirga marina harbors:
- a CDS encoding cupredoxin domain-containing protein: MTRSFFPRRAVFTALLVAPLALAACGDGDAVQETADPAPTTDAMPDMPGMGAEAASGPVEAEVVDGVQTVEIEAGRMGYAPREIRLQAGVPTRLVFTRTVEDECSSQVTLPAYGVEATDLPLGEPVAIEFTPTEAGEVEWVCGMDMQRGTIAVVS, translated from the coding sequence ATGACCCGCTCCTTTTTCCCCCGCCGCGCCGTCTTCACCGCGCTCCTCGTCGCCCCCCTCGCCCTCGCCGCCTGCGGCGACGGCGACGCCGTCCAGGAGACCGCCGACCCCGCCCCGACGACCGACGCCATGCCGGACATGCCGGGCATGGGCGCGGAGGCCGCGAGCGGCCCGGTCGAGGCCGAGGTCGTCGACGGCGTCCAGACCGTCGAGATCGAGGCCGGGCGGATGGGCTACGCCCCCCGCGAGATCCGGCTCCAGGCCGGCGTCCCCACCCGGCTCGTCTTTACGCGGACGGTCGAGGACGAGTGCTCGTCCCAGGTCACCCTCCCCGCCTACGGCGTCGAGGCCACCGACCTCCCGCTCGGCGAGCCGGTCGCCATCGAGTTCACGCCGACCGAGGCGGGCGAGGTCGAGTGGGTCTGCGGCATGGACATGCAGCGCGGGACGATCGCCGTCGTCTCCTAG
- a CDS encoding DUF411 domain-containing protein has protein sequence MARTIAATTVLAVALAACSPGSPRPGSADAPDAAAPAAANGAASLPTVTVYKSPTCGCCASWVDHLRAYGFPTETVETDDVQAVKAEHGVPAALQSCHTAVVDGYVVEGHVPAADVARLLSEAPEATGLAVPGMPVGSPGMEQGDAVQPYDVLLVADGQTSVFAGHGR, from the coding sequence ATGGCGCGTACCATCGCCGCCACCACGGTCCTCGCCGTCGCTCTCGCCGCCTGCTCCCCGGGCTCGCCCCGGCCCGGTTCCGCCGACGCCCCGGACGCCGCCGCCCCGGCGGCCGCGAACGGGGCCGCGTCGCTCCCGACCGTCACCGTGTACAAGTCGCCCACGTGCGGGTGCTGCGCGTCGTGGGTCGACCACCTCCGCGCGTACGGCTTCCCCACCGAGACCGTGGAGACGGACGACGTGCAGGCCGTGAAAGCGGAGCACGGGGTCCCCGCCGCCCTCCAGTCGTGCCACACGGCCGTGGTGGACGGCTACGTCGTGGAGGGCCACGTCCCCGCCGCCGACGTCGCCCGCCTGCTCAGCGAGGCCCCCGAGGCGACGGGGCTCGCCGTGCCCGGGATGCCCGTCGGGTCGCCCGGTATGGAGCAGGGCGACGCGGTCCAGCCCTACGACGTGCTCCTCGTCGCCGACGGCCAGACCTCGGTGTTCGCCGGCCACGGTCGCTAG
- the mrdA gene encoding penicillin-binding protein 2 produces the protein MRDADPKQTRTLRFRIFTGLVIGVVGVLGARLVQLQVVDQDRYAEAARDNAVRARRAEPARGRMFDRHGTLLVGNEATFTVDVLPYLLPAGAAPELARLLGLPDSVVAARVDAARRWNPYRPSPIVRGLPLAGVARLEEALFRLPGVSVAEGQRRRYGPVRAAHTVGTLGEVGPDQLERLAEQGDYAPGDLVGQTGMEKAYDALLRGRPGARFDLVDVRGRAVGRWRDGEQDVAPVSGYDLTLTLDAGLQALAESLFVGKRGAAVALDPQTGGVLALVSAPDYDPALLAPPIDPAAWRALNTDPERPLFDRALLSAQPLGSTIKPLMGLAGLEEGAITPETTYPCTGAFTYGGRRFGGHGNYGPLDVADAVRVSCNEFFYALGLELGLDRYSAWGRRVGFGEPMPTDFPDQSPGLWPDSAYFDRTYGEDGWTRGYLVSLGIGQGNVAVTPMQLARYTAALANGGTLVAPHAARLLRQPDTGDEVRPGLPRPTRLGVDPRNLAVVRAAMRAVVTDGTARVAAVEGVPVAGKTGTAQNPQGEDHSLFIAFAPYSDRPADARVAVAVFVENAGFGSTAAAPIASLLIERYLTGAVDRPELVRRLVEDVRSEPLDGP, from the coding sequence ATGCGTGACGCGGACCCCAAGCAAACTCGGACCCTCCGGTTCCGAATCTTCACGGGGCTCGTCATCGGGGTCGTGGGCGTCCTGGGCGCCCGCCTCGTCCAGCTCCAAGTGGTGGACCAGGACCGGTACGCCGAGGCCGCCCGCGACAACGCCGTCCGCGCCCGTCGCGCCGAGCCCGCTCGGGGCCGGATGTTCGACCGCCACGGGACGCTCCTCGTGGGCAACGAGGCCACGTTCACCGTCGACGTCCTCCCGTACCTCCTCCCGGCGGGCGCCGCGCCCGAGCTCGCCCGGCTCCTCGGGCTCCCCGACTCCGTCGTGGCCGCTCGCGTCGACGCCGCCCGGCGGTGGAACCCGTACCGCCCGAGCCCCATCGTCCGGGGCCTCCCGCTCGCCGGGGTCGCGCGCCTGGAAGAGGCCCTCTTCCGGCTCCCGGGCGTCAGCGTCGCCGAGGGCCAACGGCGGCGCTACGGGCCGGTCCGCGCGGCGCACACCGTCGGCACGCTCGGCGAGGTCGGCCCCGACCAGCTCGAGCGGCTCGCCGAGCAGGGCGACTACGCCCCCGGCGACCTCGTCGGCCAGACCGGGATGGAGAAGGCCTACGACGCGCTCCTCCGCGGACGGCCCGGCGCGCGCTTCGACCTCGTCGACGTCCGGGGCCGCGCCGTGGGCCGCTGGCGCGACGGGGAGCAGGACGTCGCCCCCGTCTCGGGCTACGACCTCACGCTCACGCTCGACGCGGGCCTCCAGGCCCTCGCCGAGAGCCTCTTCGTCGGCAAGCGCGGCGCGGCCGTCGCCCTGGACCCGCAGACGGGCGGGGTCCTCGCCCTCGTCTCGGCGCCCGACTACGACCCCGCCCTCCTCGCCCCGCCCATCGACCCGGCCGCGTGGCGCGCGCTGAACACGGACCCCGAGCGCCCGCTCTTCGACCGCGCCCTGCTCAGCGCCCAGCCCCTGGGCTCCACGATCAAGCCGCTCATGGGGCTGGCCGGGCTGGAGGAGGGGGCCATCACGCCCGAGACGACGTACCCCTGCACGGGGGCCTTCACCTACGGTGGGCGGCGGTTCGGCGGCCACGGCAACTACGGGCCGCTCGACGTCGCGGACGCCGTCCGGGTCTCGTGCAACGAGTTCTTCTACGCGCTCGGGCTCGAGCTCGGGCTCGACCGCTACAGCGCGTGGGGCCGCCGCGTCGGGTTCGGCGAGCCCATGCCGACCGACTTCCCGGACCAGAGCCCGGGGCTCTGGCCTGACTCGGCCTACTTCGACCGGACCTACGGCGAGGACGGGTGGACGCGGGGGTACCTGGTCTCGCTCGGGATCGGGCAGGGGAACGTGGCCGTGACGCCCATGCAGCTCGCCCGCTACACGGCCGCGCTCGCCAACGGCGGCACGCTCGTCGCGCCCCACGCCGCCCGGCTCCTCCGCCAGCCCGACACCGGCGACGAGGTCCGGCCGGGCCTCCCGCGCCCGACCCGGCTCGGCGTTGACCCCCGGAACCTCGCCGTCGTCCGGGCCGCGATGCGGGCCGTCGTGACGGACGGGACGGCCCGCGTGGCCGCCGTCGAGGGCGTCCCCGTGGCGGGCAAGACGGGGACGGCGCAGAACCCCCAGGGCGAGGACCACTCCCTCTTCATCGCCTTCGCGCCCTACTCCGACCGGCCCGCCGACGCCCGGGTCGCGGTCGCCGTGTTCGTCGAGAACGCCGGGTTCGGCTCGACGGCGGCGGCCCCCATCGCGAGCCTCCTCATCGAGCGCTACCTGACGGGCGCCGTCGACCGCCCCGAGCTCGTCCGCCGCCTCGTCGAGGACGTGCGGAGCGAGCCGCTCGACGGCCCATGA
- a CDS encoding protein-disulfide reductase DsbD family protein encodes MRLLSALLAFLLLLAPARAWAQAGAAPGSSAERVGVEAALEADGVRPGEALRAAVVLTVEDGWHVNAHRPSEDYLIGTEVSLDGRPGFLLADARYPPARPVAFAFADAPLDVYEGTVPVLLSIRVGDTVAPGAYGLGVTVRVQACNDRVCLAPSTLRAEVPVRVVPAGAETRPVHADVFAAYESAAYGAAGAAGGAGAPPDAPPGGGRVERLLAERGPLWAFLAIFAIGLALNLTPCVYPMLSVTVSLFGTQGEVGLGRSFGRAFLYLLGIVTTYSVLGVAAALTGSLFGGWLQSPWMLAGIGALLFGLALSAFGLYEIRLPSALTTRLGAAHRATGPLGLYLSGLVVGVFAAPCIGAPVIALLAFVGTRGDPLFGLSALSVLALGLGLPYLVLGTFSGLLSRLPRSGVWMVWVKKLFGVVLLGAALFYLGLAVAPARAIYAVPLALVAGGLYLGFAETSARRTPGFRWVARAVGGTAVVLGLAAFVQFGEPGVAWRPYSDAALRDARAEGRPVLLDFTADWCIPCLELDQVTFTDGDVIEATGGVARLKVDLTHFDSPGAEALRQRFDVAGVPTLVFLGPGGDEVPGSRVVGFVGPGPFLEHVEGVWQELARRPPPSSRSAPASPSP; translated from the coding sequence ATGCGCCTCCTCTCAGCCCTCCTCGCCTTCCTGCTGCTGCTGGCACCCGCGCGCGCGTGGGCGCAGGCGGGCGCGGCCCCCGGGTCCAGCGCGGAGCGGGTCGGGGTCGAGGCGGCCCTGGAGGCGGACGGCGTGCGCCCCGGCGAGGCGCTCCGGGCCGCCGTCGTGCTGACGGTCGAGGACGGGTGGCACGTCAACGCGCACCGGCCGAGCGAGGACTACCTCATCGGGACGGAGGTCTCCCTCGACGGCCGCCCCGGGTTCCTCCTCGCCGACGCCCGGTACCCCCCCGCCCGTCCCGTGGCGTTCGCTTTCGCGGACGCGCCCCTCGACGTGTACGAGGGGACCGTGCCCGTCCTCCTCTCGATCCGCGTGGGGGACACCGTCGCGCCCGGGGCCTACGGGCTGGGCGTGACCGTTCGCGTCCAGGCCTGCAACGACCGGGTCTGCCTCGCGCCGTCCACGCTCCGTGCGGAGGTCCCGGTCCGGGTCGTCCCGGCCGGGGCCGAGACCCGGCCGGTCCACGCCGACGTCTTCGCCGCCTACGAGTCCGCCGCCTACGGGGCCGCCGGGGCCGCCGGGGGCGCCGGGGCGCCGCCAGACGCGCCGCCGGGGGGCGGGCGCGTCGAGCGCCTGCTCGCCGAGCGCGGGCCGCTCTGGGCCTTCCTGGCCATCTTCGCGATCGGCCTGGCCCTCAACCTGACGCCGTGCGTGTACCCCATGCTCTCCGTCACGGTCTCCCTGTTCGGTACCCAGGGGGAGGTCGGCCTGGGACGGTCGTTCGGGCGGGCGTTCCTCTACCTCCTCGGGATCGTCACCACGTACAGCGTCCTCGGCGTCGCGGCGGCTCTCACGGGGAGCCTTTTCGGGGGGTGGCTCCAGAGCCCGTGGATGCTGGCCGGGATCGGGGCGCTCCTCTTCGGGCTGGCCCTCAGCGCGTTCGGGCTCTACGAGATCCGGCTGCCGTCGGCGCTGACGACCCGGCTCGGCGCGGCCCACCGCGCGACGGGACCGCTGGGCCTCTACCTGTCGGGGCTCGTGGTCGGCGTGTTCGCCGCGCCCTGCATCGGGGCGCCGGTCATCGCGCTCCTGGCGTTCGTCGGGACCCGGGGCGACCCCCTCTTCGGGCTGAGCGCGCTGTCGGTGCTCGCCCTGGGGCTCGGCCTGCCCTACCTCGTGCTGGGCACGTTCAGCGGGCTGCTCTCGCGGCTGCCTCGGTCCGGCGTCTGGATGGTGTGGGTCAAGAAGCTGTTCGGCGTCGTGCTCCTCGGGGCCGCCCTCTTCTACCTCGGCCTCGCGGTAGCCCCCGCCCGAGCGATCTACGCGGTGCCGCTCGCCCTCGTCGCCGGGGGGCTCTACCTCGGCTTCGCCGAGACGTCGGCCCGGCGGACCCCCGGGTTCCGGTGGGTCGCGAGGGCCGTGGGCGGGACGGCCGTGGTCCTGGGCCTCGCGGCGTTCGTTCAGTTTGGCGAGCCCGGCGTCGCCTGGAGGCCGTACTCGGACGCGGCGCTCCGCGACGCGCGGGCCGAGGGCCGCCCCGTCCTCCTCGACTTCACGGCCGACTGGTGCATCCCGTGCCTCGAGCTCGACCAGGTCACCTTCACCGACGGGGACGTCATCGAGGCGACCGGGGGGGTCGCCCGGCTCAAGGTGGACCTCACCCACTTCGATTCCCCAGGGGCCGAGGCCCTCCGCCAGCGGTTCGACGTGGCCGGGGTCCCGACGCTCGTGTTCCTCGGCCCCGGGGGCGACGAGGTCCCGGGCTCCCGCGTCGTCGGGTTCGTCGGGCCAGGCCCGTTCCTGGAGCACGTCGAAGGCGTCTGGCAGGAGCTCGCTCGTCGCCCGCCGCCCTCCTCCCGATCGGCCCCGGCCTCCCCATCGCCATGA
- a CDS encoding TlpA family protein disulfide reductase, producing the protein MTARLPVLLLAVVAGCADEPPEPPSSAAAPPPAALAELDTLAFPAPDFERPALDGGPFRLSDHRGEVVLVNFWATWCLPCRVETPEFVALQDELGDEGVRFVGVSLDEGGFDDVRPFAEEFGVTYPLVLDDGALLEPYGGLVALPTTLLVDRDGVVRYRLRGLTSDEQLRPLLRALLDAPRPAPGSATP; encoded by the coding sequence ATGACCGCCCGCCTCCCCGTACTCCTCCTCGCCGTCGTGGCGGGGTGCGCCGACGAGCCTCCGGAGCCCCCCTCCTCGGCTGCGGCGCCTCCCCCCGCCGCCCTCGCCGAGCTCGACACGCTCGCCTTCCCCGCGCCGGACTTCGAGCGGCCCGCACTCGACGGCGGCCCGTTCCGGCTCTCCGACCACCGCGGCGAGGTCGTGCTCGTTAACTTCTGGGCCACGTGGTGCCTCCCGTGCCGGGTCGAGACGCCGGAGTTCGTGGCGCTCCAGGACGAACTGGGGGACGAGGGCGTCCGCTTCGTGGGCGTCTCGCTCGACGAGGGCGGCTTCGACGACGTCCGGCCCTTCGCCGAGGAGTTCGGGGTGACCTACCCGCTCGTCCTGGACGACGGGGCGCTCCTCGAGCCCTACGGCGGCCTGGTGGCCCTCCCGACCACGCTCCTCGTCGACCGCGACGGGGTCGTCCGGTACCGCCTGCGGGGCTTGACCTCGGACGAACAGCTCCGCCCGCTCCTCCGCGCCCTTCTCGACGCGCCACGCCCGGCGCCCGGCTCCGCAACGCCGTGA
- a CDS encoding multicopper oxidase family protein gives MAPSLPTRSTTDRRTFLRSGTAALAGLAVGGPLLAGCRDADRAAAALPARRPVADGPAREVRLVAGPVEVELAPGRVWRTWGYNGQYPGPEIRVREGERLRVTVENDLPGVGTTVHWHGVPVPNPMDGVPGLTQEPIPPGGRTVYEFEATPSGSYMYHSHQGLQLDRGLLGPLVVEETTPHVEYDREHVLVLDDVLMDAPRPLSELVEDGDGGMGMMGRGGMMGRMRGRDRGQGGGRERGGGMMDGMTGGVVPPYAGLAVNGRLPEAPAEFEVRRGERVRLRLINPGGATTYRVAMGGHRMTVTHTDGRPVEPVTVDRLTIGMGERYDVVVEADNPGVWPLVAATVEGDSAPARAVLRYAGAAGSSLRDGLPEGLQGGRALRYGDLQSVETLPAEGAPDRTFDLRLSGGMMMAPDVWTMGGEAYPDAAPLEVREGERVRVDMSNMSMMLHPMHLHGHFFRTGNVLKDTVQVAPHMGRASFEFVADNPGRWFFHCHNLYHLHAGMAREVRYV, from the coding sequence ATGGCCCCCTCCTTGCCGACACGGTCCACGACGGACCGCCGCACGTTCCTCCGCAGCGGCACCGCCGCGCTGGCGGGCCTCGCGGTCGGCGGACCCCTCCTCGCCGGGTGCCGCGACGCCGACCGGGCCGCGGCGGCACTCCCGGCCCGGCGGCCGGTCGCCGACGGCCCCGCCCGGGAGGTCCGCCTGGTGGCCGGGCCGGTCGAGGTCGAGCTCGCCCCCGGCCGCGTCTGGCGGACCTGGGGCTACAACGGGCAGTACCCCGGCCCCGAGATCCGCGTCCGCGAGGGCGAGCGGCTCCGCGTCACCGTCGAGAACGACCTCCCCGGAGTCGGCACGACGGTCCACTGGCACGGCGTCCCCGTCCCGAACCCGATGGACGGCGTGCCCGGCCTGACGCAGGAGCCGATCCCGCCGGGCGGCCGGACGGTCTACGAGTTCGAGGCGACGCCCTCCGGGAGCTACATGTACCACAGCCACCAGGGCCTCCAGCTCGACCGGGGCTTGCTCGGTCCGCTCGTCGTCGAAGAGACGACGCCCCACGTCGAGTACGACCGCGAGCACGTCCTCGTCCTCGACGACGTGCTGATGGACGCCCCGAGGCCGCTCAGCGAGCTGGTCGAGGACGGCGACGGTGGGATGGGGATGATGGGGCGGGGCGGGATGATGGGCCGCATGAGGGGACGGGACCGGGGGCAGGGCGGCGGGCGGGAGCGCGGCGGCGGGATGATGGACGGCATGACGGGCGGGGTCGTCCCGCCCTACGCCGGCCTGGCCGTCAACGGCCGCCTCCCCGAGGCCCCGGCCGAGTTCGAGGTCCGGCGCGGCGAGCGCGTCCGGCTCCGGCTCATCAACCCCGGCGGGGCCACGACCTACCGCGTCGCCATGGGCGGCCACCGGATGACCGTGACCCACACGGACGGGCGGCCCGTCGAGCCGGTCACGGTCGACCGCCTCACGATCGGGATGGGCGAGCGCTACGACGTCGTGGTCGAGGCCGACAACCCCGGCGTCTGGCCCCTCGTCGCGGCGACGGTCGAGGGCGACAGCGCCCCGGCCCGCGCCGTGCTCCGCTACGCCGGCGCCGCCGGCTCCTCCCTCCGCGACGGGCTCCCCGAGGGCCTCCAGGGCGGCCGGGCGCTCCGCTACGGCGACCTCCAGTCGGTCGAGACGCTCCCGGCGGAGGGCGCGCCGGACCGCACGTTCGACCTCCGACTCTCGGGGGGGATGATGATGGCCCCCGACGTGTGGACGATGGGCGGGGAGGCGTACCCCGACGCCGCGCCGCTCGAGGTCCGCGAGGGCGAGCGCGTCCGAGTGGACATGTCGAACATGAGCATGATGCTCCACCCGATGCACCTCCACGGCCACTTCTTCCGGACGGGGAACGTGCTCAAGGACACCGTCCAGGTCGCGCCCCACATGGGCCGGGCCTCGTTCGAGTTCGTCGCCGACAACCCGGGCCGGTGGTTCTTCCACTGCCACAACCTCTACCACCTCCACGCCGGGATGGCCCGCGAGGTCCGCTACGTATGA
- a CDS encoding methyltransferase domain-containing protein, whose product MTDRPATAAPDWTERVRAVYDRVAPRYDLALSLYPLVGFRAGAYRRHALRALDVRPGHTVLDLGCGTGRNLPPLAQAVGDAGRVVGLDVSSGALAEAHARTRHLPQVDLVQADALTADLGAPDRVLATFSLSMMPDPEAVVARVAGALAPGGRLAVLDFRIPRSWPGLVQTAAFALAAPFGETWEMARRDLRPVVARHVALDADRSFYGGGAYVVAGAGR is encoded by the coding sequence ATGACCGACCGCCCCGCCACTGCCGCCCCGGACTGGACCGAGCGCGTCCGCGCCGTCTACGACCGCGTGGCCCCGCGCTACGACCTCGCCCTCTCGCTCTACCCGCTCGTCGGCTTCCGCGCCGGGGCCTACCGTCGCCACGCCCTCCGCGCGCTCGACGTCCGGCCCGGCCACACCGTCCTCGACCTCGGCTGCGGCACCGGCCGCAACCTCCCGCCCCTCGCCCAGGCGGTCGGGGACGCGGGGCGCGTGGTGGGCCTCGACGTGTCCTCGGGCGCCCTCGCGGAGGCCCACGCCCGCACGCGCCACCTCCCGCAGGTGGACCTCGTCCAGGCCGACGCGCTCACGGCCGACCTCGGCGCGCCCGACCGCGTCCTCGCCACGTTCTCGCTCTCGATGATGCCGGACCCCGAGGCCGTCGTCGCCCGGGTCGCGGGCGCGCTCGCCCCCGGCGGGCGCCTCGCCGTGCTCGACTTCCGCATCCCCCGCTCGTGGCCCGGCCTCGTCCAGACGGCCGCCTTCGCGCTCGCCGCCCCGTTCGGGGAGACGTGGGAGATGGCCCGGCGCGACCTCCGCCCGGTCGTCGCCCGGCACGTCGCGCTCGACGCCGACCGCTCGTTCTACGGCGGTGGGGCCTACGTCGTGGCGGGGGCGGGCCGCTAG
- a CDS encoding heavy metal-responsive transcriptional regulator translates to MSTTMTRGQVADASGVTSETVRYYEERGLIPPPRRSPSGYRLYGPAYVERIRFVKRAQELGFTLSEAGGLLEVGLDAPEGGCGDVRAEALAKLADVEEKLRDLASIRDALRALADACPGAGPRSACPILDTLRGA, encoded by the coding sequence ATGAGCACGACCATGACCCGGGGCCAGGTGGCCGACGCCTCCGGCGTGACGTCCGAGACGGTCCGCTACTACGAGGAGCGGGGGCTCATCCCGCCGCCGCGCCGGAGCCCGTCGGGGTACCGGCTCTACGGGCCGGCGTACGTCGAGCGGATCCGGTTCGTGAAGCGGGCGCAGGAGCTCGGGTTCACGCTCTCCGAGGCCGGCGGTCTGCTGGAGGTCGGGCTCGACGCGCCGGAGGGCGGGTGCGGCGACGTCCGCGCGGAGGCGCTGGCGAAGCTGGCCGACGTGGAAGAGAAGCTCCGGGACCTGGCGTCGATCCGCGACGCGCTGCGGGCGCTGGCCGACGCCTGCCCCGGGGCCGGGCCGCGGAGCGCGTGCCCCATCCTCGACACGCTGCGGGGGGCGTAG
- a CDS encoding YybH family protein yields the protein MPLRLSLIVLAALGLAACADAGDPAAPADAPAPPDVRTVLDAQERAFRDADMAALDGLWSADPDVVVFEQGGVDSSWAAYRDGHLGPELVALDSLDFRHRDVHVRTGDRLAVATGRYTLSAQHDGEPVESDGVFTTVFERADDGPWQIVHTHLSRPRR from the coding sequence ATGCCGCTCCGCCTCTCCCTGATCGTGCTCGCCGCCCTCGGCCTCGCCGCCTGCGCCGACGCGGGCGACCCGGCGGCCCCTGCAGACGCGCCCGCGCCGCCCGACGTCCGGACCGTGCTCGACGCCCAGGAGCGGGCCTTCCGCGACGCCGACATGGCCGCGCTCGACGGCCTGTGGTCGGCCGACCCCGACGTGGTGGTCTTCGAGCAAGGCGGCGTCGACAGTTCGTGGGCGGCCTACCGCGACGGCCACCTCGGCCCCGAGCTCGTCGCCCTCGACAGCCTCGACTTCCGCCACCGCGACGTCCACGTCCGGACCGGCGACCGGCTGGCGGTCGCGACGGGCCGCTATACGCTCTCGGCCCAGCACGACGGCGAGCCCGTCGAGAGCGACGGCGTGTTCACGACGGTCTTCGAGCGGGCCGACGACGGCCCCTGGCAGATCGTCCACACGCACCTGAGCCGCCCCCGCCGCTGA
- a CDS encoding heavy-metal-associated domain-containing protein, whose product MRLPLVAFLLLAACGPPDGPAASEVASPDLTVHVSGLACETCAASLTAALEALDGVEAVAVDLDERDQRADVALAPGHRVADAAVREAVTDAGFTMRHVERPTTPSP is encoded by the coding sequence ATGCGCCTGCCCCTCGTCGCCTTTCTGCTCCTCGCCGCGTGCGGCCCGCCCGACGGGCCGGCCGCCTCGGAGGTCGCCTCCCCGGACCTCACCGTCCACGTGTCGGGCCTCGCGTGTGAGACCTGCGCGGCCAGCCTGACGGCCGCCCTGGAGGCCCTCGACGGCGTCGAGGCCGTGGCCGTCGACCTCGACGAACGGGACCAGCGCGCGGACGTGGCGCTCGCGCCGGGCCACCGCGTAGCGGACGCCGCCGTGCGCGAGGCCGTCACCGACGCCGGGTTTACCATGCGACACGTCGAGCGCCCCACCACCCCTTCCCCCTGA
- a CDS encoding heavy-metal-associated domain-containing protein has protein sequence MTLRLLALLGLAALLAPPPAHAQIQQARQAVFGMDCSPCAYALERRLGRLDGVEGVTVSLNDAEAVVRLRGANDALLGALREAVREAGFDPRATTLRVAGTLRQTGGRWELVTPAGERFHVASAASGAREALQAQDGRRVVVTGRVGEGPPSARGWVLTRAALAS, from the coding sequence ATGACCCTCCGACTCCTCGCCTTGCTCGGGCTCGCCGCGCTGCTCGCGCCGCCGCCCGCCCACGCCCAGATCCAGCAGGCCCGCCAGGCCGTGTTCGGGATGGACTGCTCGCCGTGCGCCTACGCCCTCGAGCGCCGGCTGGGCCGCCTCGACGGTGTCGAGGGCGTGACCGTCAGCCTCAACGACGCCGAGGCCGTCGTCCGGCTCCGCGGCGCCAACGACGCCCTCCTGGGCGCGCTCCGCGAGGCCGTCCGCGAGGCCGGGTTCGACCCGCGCGCGACGACGCTCCGCGTGGCCGGCACGCTCCGCCAGACCGGCGGGCGTTGGGAGCTAGTGACGCCCGCCGGCGAGCGGTTCCACGTGGCCTCTGCTGCCTCTGGCGCCCGGGAGGCGCTCCAGGCCCAAGACGGCCGCCGCGTGGTCGTGACCGGCCGCGTCGGCGAGGGGCCGCCGTCCGCTCGCGGCTGGGTGCTGACGCGCGCGGCCCTGGCGTCGTGA
- a CDS encoding four-helix bundle copper-binding protein, with the protein MSTLSDDLQDCIDACNASITAANACLSEHLGEEAMARCLALCLDCTDLCTACVQMMARGSDYVARVCAICADLCEACADECARFDSESCQACAEACRRCAEQCRQMAA; encoded by the coding sequence ATGTCCACCCTCTCCGACGACCTCCAAGACTGCATCGACGCCTGCAACGCCTCCATCACGGCCGCCAACGCCTGCCTCTCCGAGCACCTCGGCGAGGAGGCGATGGCGCGGTGCCTCGCGCTGTGCCTCGACTGCACCGACCTCTGCACGGCGTGCGTCCAGATGATGGCGCGCGGCTCGGACTACGTCGCCCGCGTCTGCGCCATCTGCGCCGACCTCTGCGAGGCGTGCGCCGACGAGTGCGCCCGGTTCGACTCCGAGTCCTGCCAGGCGTGCGCCGAGGCGTGCCGCCGCTGCGCCGAGCAGTGCCGTCAGATGGCCGCCTGA
- a CDS encoding glutaredoxin family protein: MSTPRKIDVYTTGCPLCEEAVTLVRRVACDSCEVEVHDLTDAAVAERAVALGVRSVPAVVVDGELAGCCRSGGVTEAGLREAGVGQAA, from the coding sequence ATGTCTACGCCCCGCAAGATCGACGTCTACACCACCGGCTGCCCCCTCTGCGAGGAGGCCGTCACCCTCGTCCGCAGGGTCGCCTGCGACTCGTGCGAGGTCGAGGTCCACGACCTGACCGACGCGGCCGTCGCCGAGCGGGCCGTGGCCCTCGGCGTCCGCTCCGTCCCCGCCGTCGTCGTCGACGGCGAGCTGGCCGGGTGCTGCCGGTCCGGCGGCGTGACCGAGGCGGGCCTCCGCGAGGCCGGCGTCGGGCAGGCCGCGTGA